The Polyangium aurulentum genomic interval GCACGACCCGATCGAGATGTGCGTGGTCACGGCGGGGAGCGCCGACGGCTTCTTCAAGACGGGCAGCTACTGCGACTACCGGAACCTGCAAAAGCAGGCGGCCGTTGCAGGCGACACCAACCTCGTCGATTCCCACGTGGGCCTGGTCTACAACCAGTGGCTCGGCAACGTGCTGCAATCGATGGGCCTGTCGCCCGCCGACTACGAGACGGACGGCTACGGCGGCTATGGCCTGGTGCAGCTCTCGACCGAGGGCTGGTACGGCGGGTACAACAAGTACGGCAGCGCCGAGCTGGGCGTGATGAGCGAGATCCTCCCCTTCCTGAAGGTCTGAACGAGCGTGGCCCGAGCGCGCGCGCTTGCTCGCGCGCGCGCTCGGCGGCCTGCTGCCGTGGCGGCGGTGGCGCTACGGCATCTCGGGCGCGTAAAACTTCGACGGGAAGTGGCTCAGGTCCGTGTCCGTGTTATGGGGAGCGGTGTTATGGCAGCCGAAGCAGCCGGACTTGTTCGCGTTGGAGAGGCTCGAGCCATTCGGGTCGTAGGCCGTCGAGCCCGTCTGCAGGAACGTCTCCAGCGCGGTGTTGGCGAGGTTCGGGAAGCCCACCGCCGTCTTCTCCGGCACGTTCGGCTTTGGCTCCTGGAAGACGGCGATCGAGAAGTCCTTGTCGGGCGCCTGCTCCCCCTGGGTCCACAGCGTCCCGACGAGCTGGTAGTTCTGCCAGACGCCCTCGAGATGGGGGCGTAGCGTCGCGTTCAGGCACTCCGTATTGCCGGCGCTGTTGGCCAGCGGGCCCTGGCGGGAAATTTCGCAATTGGCGGCGCTCGCGCCTCCCGCGGGCAGGACGTCGGTGCGGCAGATGTTGACCTGCCGGAATGTCTCTTTGTCGAGCGGGTCGTGCGGGTCGAGGTTGCATTGCGCATTGTCCGCGGTGACGCCGCAGGTCTTCGTCTCCATCACGCTGGCCGGCGCCTTCGCCGGGTCGAAGAACGACCACGGCGTCCCGAGCGGCGACTGCTGCGCAATCGGCGTGCTCGAGCCCGCCGTGCAGTCCGGCGCGTTCGCGATGTGCTCGAACGAGGCCCAGATCCACTCGCCGTGCGTCGGCGTCTTCTGCGCGATGTGCAGGGCGACCATGCCCAGCTTCGTCCCGGCGCAATACATCTGCGTGGAGGGACAGTCACCTTCCGGAAACTGCCGCCACGCCGTCTTCACCTCGATCGAACCCAGGACGGTCTTGCCCTCGCCCCTCCCCGGCAGCCAGATTTGCTCCGTGTTCTTGCAGGGGGAGAATGGCTCCGTCGTCTCCGGCTTGCAGAAGTCGTCGTAGCCCTTCTGCGTGAAGTAGCCCTTGCCGACGATGAAGTCGTACATCGCCTCGTTGAAGCGCATGTCGTAAAGCACGGTCTGCCCTGCGACGTCGATGAGCTCGTCCCCCCCGTTGCCGGCCTGCTTTCGATCCAGCCTTTTCACGTCGAGCGTGGTGTTGCCGCCAGGGAACGCGCCCGGCGGGAGCGAGTCGTCGGGCCGCAGCATGTTGTACGAGGGCGCGTAGGACAGAAACCTCGGCTTGCTCGGGAAGCTCGGGTCATTGGGGTCCGACACCGTCTGGACGAGGTACAGGAATTCGTTCCATGCGAACGTGTGGAAGTCGCAAAAAGATTGATCGCCGGGGACATCCACCAGAGGCTGCGGGCGCGCGACGTCGATTTTCGTACCGTCGCTGAAGGTGCCGGAGCAACTCGTCTGCGGGCTCGGGGGCGGCGGGTCCGGCGGGTCCGGGGGCCCGCAATGGAGGGTGACGCCGCCGAGGGACACGACCACGAGGGTGGATGTCGCGAGACGTCGAACAGAGGCGTGCGATGAGAAAGGCATCATGGGGAACGCTCCGGGGCACGGGGTGTGTCCAGCGCCTCACGCAATACCGATGCCATGACGCCTCGTGGAGGCCTGTCGATCGAGGCGCCCGGGAGATGCGCCCGCGTTGCGTCGAGGATCCCAGCGGGATTGCTGCCTCCTCGACGCGAGGCAAGCGTTGACGCCCTGCCGGCAAATGCTTGCCGGCGCCGGCAGGATCTGGCTGGGCCAGGCGCACCTGCGTGTCGTTTTCGGACGCAGCGCGTCCTGCCATGAAGCGCGCCCCGCGGGTGATCGGGTCCGTGATCGGTGGAACCGCGGTTCCTGAGCGCCATCCAGGCTGCGCTCCGGCACTGAATGAAGCGGGCCCCGCGGGTGATCGGGTCCGTGGTCGGTGGCATCGCGGTTGCTGAGCGTCATCCAGGCTGCGCTCCGGCACTCTCTATCGCGTCGCGCGGAGCCGCGTTCATCCTGATGCGCGACGTGAACGAGCGCGAGACCCAGAATGCGCCATGTGGGCAGCGCGCGGGTACCCACCACGCGCGCGAATCCGTGTACTGTATAGAAGCACCCTTGCGTCCCGAGCTCGAGTTCTCCGGCCTGGCGGTGCGAAGGAGACGTGTACGATGACCACCGAGAAGAAGGACGTGATATCCCCGCCGCCTTGCTACGATTGCAAGGGCGATCCCGCCGCGCGCCTGAAGCAGATGTTCGTGGACATCGGGCAGGCCCGCCGCATCGAGAAGGGGCAATGCCCGGCGCAGCGGGCCGTGTTCCGGAACGTGCACGGCGTCGCCTACGGCCGATTCGAGGTCCGCGACGATCTACCGCCGGAGCTGAAGGTCGGCGTCTTCGCGCAGGCGAAGGCATTCGAGACCTGGGTGCGCTCCTCGAGCGACAGCGACCCCGCCGGCCCGGACCTGAGGACCACCGTCGGGATCGGCATCAAGCTCTTCGGCGTCGAGGGCGAGAAGCTCCTCGAGCAAGGCGACACCCAGGACTTCATCCTGCAAAACCATGACGTCTTCTTCGTCGATGACGCCGAGGAAATGTGCGAGTTCACCTACGCCGGCGTGGTGGCCGGAGACTATCCGAGCTACCTGCGCACGCACCCCAAGACGGCGCGCGTCTTCGACGAGATGGCCAAGGTCGAGGGCAGCGTCCTCACCGCGACCTACTGGAGCGGCTTGCCATTCAAGCTCGGCGAGGGGCGCTACGTGAAGTACAAGCTCGTGCCGGATACGCGTCCCGAGAACGTACCCAACGACGTGGCGAACTACATGGCCATCGACATGGCGGTCCGGCTGCGCCAGCGGGCATATACCTTCAAATTCTACGTCCAGCTCTTCGTGGACGACGACAAGACGCCCCTCGACAAGGCGACCGTGCGCTGGAGCGAGGCCGACAGCGAGCCGATCCACGTGGCGACGTTGACCCTGTTCCAGCAGGACATCGAGGCGCGCGGCCAGGCGGCGTACGGCGACAACCTGGCATTCAACATCTGGCACGCCCTGCCCACGCACGAGCCGGTCGGCAGCATCGCCCTCGTCCGCAAGTCGGTCTACGCGGCCAGCGCGGAGGCGCGGCGCACGGCCAATGGCGTCCCCCTCCAGGAGCCCGGCGAGCCCCGAAGGCCCGCGCTCCCGATCTCGCCCACGGCCCCGCGCGAGCCGACCGGCAAGGACCGCTGCATCGTGAGGGCCGCCATTCATCCGTCGATCGGCGTCGCCCGTGTCGGCAACAGCCACGCCGAGGGCGAGCATGGCTATTACATCGGACCGGAGGTGCCCGATCCGCCGGCGCCCGCGCCAGGCTACCACCGCGACCGCGACGGCCGCCTGAAGCGTCAGGCGGCCCGGTTCCGTATCTACGGCCTCGACAGCGAGGGCAACGTCGTCGCAGAGCTGACGCCGGACAACGCCGAGATCCGCTGGACCGTCCACCTCGCCAACAAGAAGTCGGCCTGGTACCAATTCCAGCTCGCCCTCGACATCCCCGAGGCCGCCTCCGTCCCGCCGTCGGGCCTGCGGAATGCCGAGGTGGCCAACCGCGCGGACCTGGTCATCGATCCGGGCTCTCTGAGCATCGACGCGCGCGAACGCGGCGGCGACGAGTACAGGTTCGACAGGGGCCGCTTCATGGGCACGCCGGTGTACCTCGGCGAGCTGCGCACCGATGAACGAGGTCACCTCATCGTCCTCGGCGGCCGTGGGCACGCGGCCGCGCACAACGGCGCGCGGGCCGTGACGTTCGCCAACAACGAAGGCTGGCACGACGATATCTCCGACGGGCCCGTCACGGCCGAGGTCCATTACGAGGGCCGCATGCTGGACGTGGATCCGGCCTGGGTGGTGGTGGCGCCGCCGAACTACGCGCCCATGCAGAAGTCGGTGCGCACGATGTACGATCTGATCCGCGACGTCGCCATCCAGGCAGGCCAGCTCCCGAAGCCTCGACGGCCGTCCTTCGACCGGGATATCCGGCCCATCCTCGAGCGGCTCTCGCGGCTGCAATGGGTGAACGCCGGGTTCGCCGCAGCCTTCGGCTGGAAGGGGCCGTTCGACCTCGCCTCCCCCGAATGGCTGGAGCGGCTCTCCAGGCCCAGCGCGGCCGACCGCGCGACGCGGCACATGCTCGCCAATCAGTTCCGCGCCCTCGATCGCGACGGGGCGGCGCCGTCGCCGTGGCCGTGGCTCTACGGCGACGCGATGAACGTCCCGCCGGCCGCGACGCCGCGCCAGAACTGCGCGCTGACGGACACGCAGATCGAGATGCTCGGGCAATGGGCGATGGGCGATTTCGACGCCGATTACGATCCGAACCGGACGCCGCCGCGCAGCATCGACGAGGTGCCGCTCGCAGATCAGCCGGCGACGCTGGACCGCGCGTCCCTCGATTTCTGCCTGGCCGACGCCTTCCACCCCGGCTGCGAGATGACCTGGCCCATGCGGCACGCGAGCCTGTACATGCCCAGGAGCCCGTTTCGCATCCAGCACGCCACGGACCCGGTGGAGCCCAGCTTCGGCGGCATTCTGAGCAGCGACACGGCCCTGTCCAGGTCCGGGCCGCTCGGCGGTCAATACCCCGGCGGGCTCACCCGATGGATGGCCGTGCCGTGGCATACCGACTCGGCGAGCTGCCGATCCGGCTATTCCAAGACCTACGACCCTTACCTGCCCACATTCTGGCCGGCTCGGGTGCCGAACCAGGTGCTCACGCGCCAGAGCTACGAAATCGTCAAGGACACCTCGAAGCCGCTGGACGAGCGCATGGCCGCGTTCGCCAATCGCGCCACGTGGTTGCGGCCCATCATCGAGCAGCCGCCCGAGGTCTACGAGGCCACGATCAACACCATGATCGAGCATTTCGACTATCTCTCTGTCGTGGAGCCCGCCGAGGGACCGCCGGATCGAGAGAACTTCCCGGCCTACATGGAGGTGGAAGATCGGCACGACGAGCCCGATGTGTACGATCCCGACGCGAGCCGCACGAACAAGGCGCTCGCCAGTGTCCGGGAGGCGGTCACCGGCACGAGGCCGCAGCCGGCGGCGACATCCCCTGCGTCGGATCTGGGCGCTATCGACAAGGTCCGCCGCTTTCCGTTCGGTTTGCGCTGATGGCGAGCGCGGACGTCCTGATCCTCGGCGCCGGCCCGGCCGGCGCCATCGCCGCGTTGAACCTCGCGCCCACGCGCCGCGTGCTGCTCGTCGAGCGGCGCAAAGACGCATCTCCGCGTATCGGCGAGTCGCTCCCGCCCGCGGCGCGGCGACTGCTCACGGACATGGGCCTCTGGGAGTCCTTTCTCTCGGAGGGACATGCTCCCTGCTTCGGCAACCGCGCGATCTGGGGTGGGCCAGATCCGGTTGAAATGGATTTCGTGCGCGACCTCGACGGCCACGGGTTCCACCTCGACCGGGCCCGATTCGAGATCTGGTTGCGGCGCGAGGCCGTGCGGCGAGGAGCGGCCTTGATCTTCCCGGCCGCCCTCCACTCCATTGCGCGCGATGGGGACGGCTGGCGGGTCCGGCTCTCGTCCGATCGAGGCGTGCTCGAGACCAGGGTCTCCGTGCTGGTCGACGCTGGCGGGCGCTCTGCCCCGCTCTCGCGCAGGCTGGGCGCCCGGCGTACCGCCAGCGACAAGCTGGTTTGCGGCTGGGTGCATGGCCATTGCGCGGAGAGCGGGCCGAGCGCGGGCACGACGTACATCGAGGCGGAGCCGGACGGCTGGTGGTACTCCGCGCCCCTGCCTGCCGGGCGGCGGGTTCTGGCCTTTCACACCGACGCCGATCTGCCCGCCGCCCGGGTGACACACGATCGCGACGCGCTCCTCGCCCGGGCGAGGTCGATCTCCGGGCTCTCCGGGGTGCTGGAGGCCGCCATGTTCCTGCCCGACGAGCGCAGCGGATTCACCGCGGCCCACAGCGCGGTGACGTCCCCGTACGTGGGCGATGGATGGCTGGCCGTCGGGGACGCGGCCTCGAGCTTCGACCCGCTCTCGTCGCAGGGGCTCTTGAACGCGCTCTTCACCGGGCTCGCGGCGGCGGAGGCCATCGAGCGTCACCTCGAAGGCGACGCGGACGCCATACCCGGTCACGCGCGCGCGCTCGAGGGCATCTGGGCCGCCTATGAGCGCCACCTGCGCCTCTTCTATGCGCAGGAGATCCGCTGGCCCGATCGACCCTTCTGGCAACGGAGGAGGGGGGCACTCCATCTGACAGCTCCCGCTCCAGAAAGAGCGCTCCCGGGACTGGGCCGATTGGCCTAGCGGCGGCGGGGCGGCGGCGGGGTGAGGTCGGCCTCGTCCGGCGCATCCGCCACGTGCTGGGCGTACCAGTCTGCATAGGGGGTATTCCAGACCATGTGGCGGTTATAGTCCGGCGCGCCGTCGCTCCACCACACGGGCCCGCGCTCGCCGAGGTCGACCTTGGCCTCGTGAACGCGGGCGCGCGCGTCCTTTTCGGCGTCGCGATCCTCCGCCCCGAGCGCGCGCCGCACGTCCGATCGGGCCCGCATGAGCGCCTTGGTGAGCGCCGCGCGCTGGCGAGGCTCGAGGGCTGGATTGGAGCAGCGCCACAGCCGCCCGCGGACCACGAAATACCGCCCATCCGGGGTCACGGGGTAGCGCATGAGCGCCCCTATCCTAGCGCGACAGGGGGCTCGGCGCGATCACTCCATCCGCACCCTCGCCACGCTCAGCGTGCCGTTGGTCTCGTTGCACACGATATCCGCGCCGAACTGCCCGTCGGCGTTGCCGACGTGGACGTCCTTGATCGTGGCGCCGGTGCACCAGCCGTCGAGGTCGCCGCGCCACTCGGCCGTCCAGAACTCGCCGATGGTGTTCGAGAGATCGATCTCGGTCTTCCCCGACACACCATCGCGGCACATGAGGTCGCTCCGGCCGTCGTTGTTGAAGTCGCCGACGTGCAGCGTGGCGTTCGAGCCCGTGCAGAAGTTGCGCGAGGCGAGGCTCCACTCGCTGCTCAGGAATTCGCCATTCGTGCTCGCCAGGTCGATGGCCATGGCGCCGTTGGTCTGGTTGCAGAGCACATCCTCGCGGCCGTCGCCGTTGAAGTCGCCCACGTGGAGCTCCTTCCCGGCTCCGTTGCAGAAGTTGCGCGCGTAGGACCAATCGGAGCTCCAGAACTCGCCGTTCGTGTTGGCGAGATCGACGAACATGTCGCCGTCGTCCTGGTTGCAGAGCAGATCGTCGCGGCCATCGCCGTTGAAATCGCCCACGTAGAGGTGCTCGTCCGCGGCGCGGCAGAAGTTGCGGCCGGAGAGGCTCCACTCGGAGCTCCAGAACTCGCCGCTCGTGTTGGCGAGATCGACGAACATGTCGCCGTCGTCCTGGTTGCAGAGCAGATCGTCGCGGCCATCGCCGTTGAAATCGCCCACGTAGAGGTGCTCGTCCGCGGCGCGGCAGAAGTTGCGACCGGAGAGGGCCCACTCGGAGCTCCAGTACTCGCCTTTGGTGTTCGAGAGATCGACGAACATGTCGCCGTCGTCCTGGTTGCAGAGCAGATCCATGCGGCCGTCGCCGTTGAAGTCGCCTGAATACAGGTGCTCGTTGCCATAGCGGCAGAAGTCACGGGCGATCGACCAGGTGCCAGGGACGAGGCCGAGGCGGGAGCGGGCGGTGGTGAGCGGCTTCGTGTATCCGGTCGGCAGCGTGCCCACGCGCTGGGTGAACTCCGTGGTGATGGGCGGCTCGTGGTTGAAGAACGACCAGATCACGTGGCTCTGCGATTCGGAGAGGTGCCGCTTGCATCCCGCGGGCGGGTTGCTCATGACATTCACGCCGACGGAGTTGTCCGGGTATCGACGCGCCACGCCGTCGATCTCCGGGTCACCCGAGATGAACGTCTGGCCCGCGAGCGTGCAGCTGAGCTCGCAGCTCGTGCCCGGTGAAACGAAGGTGCAAGAAGGCTCGATCAGCGCGAGGCTGCTCTCGTAAGGGACCGCGGCGGCCTTGCTGCCGAAGAAGACAGGGCCACTCACCGTGGAGCGGAACATGAGATCATAGCGATCGGCCTTCGTCCAGGTGAGGTCGGTGTCGGGATCCTGGCCGCCTGCCGACTGATACACGTGGGCCAGCCCCAGATAATGCCCGAGCTCGTGTGCCAGGGTATTCCCGATCAAGTTGGAAGGGGACATGACGAAGGTCCTCCCCACGTGAGGGAAATCGCCTGCGCTTCCATTGCGCCACCCCGGGATGATCATCACGATCTCGTCCTCGGGCGCGTAGGTCGCTGCTGCCGCGTGCCACCAGGAGCTCGCGAACGAGGCCCCGGCCGAAATCGTGCCTTTGGTGAGCGAGTCGGGCCAGGCATTCGCAGGGACCTCCGGGATGCCTGCCATGATCTCGCTCTTCACCTCCGCCCACGTCTGTGACGAGGCTGCGCCGCACCACAAGGTGGGGGATTGCACCCGCGTGAAGCTCCGCAGATAGAACTCCACGCCAGCGGCGGCGTAGATCTCGTTGGCGGTCGCGATGCCCTGCTGCACGCGCGTATCATTCGCCTCGCCGTTGTGGCCGGAGCAGGGTGGGACATCGTTTTTCACATCATCATCAGCATTCACGGGGATGATGCAGCGCGGAGCAGATGCCGAGCAATCGCTGTCCGCGATCGCGATGGCGCGAATCGGGATCCTCCTCCGATCGAGGGGCGACATGAGCGCCTGCTCGGCGGTCTTGGTCTCGAGCTCGGGCTCGAGCGCGGGCTCGTCGTTTTCGCTCACGCCGGTGCAGGCCCCGATCATGAGCATGAGCGGCATCATCATCCACGTGCTTCGCAAGCGCATTTTCTTCTCTCCGAGACAAAAGGAGCCCACCCGCGTCGATTCGCGGTCAGGCGCATCGTGATGCCGAGCCAGTCGTTGCCCGAGCAGTCCTCCGCGCCGTCAGCACGCCGCATGCCACGACCGCCCGGAGATGCGGTCGCCCATGAAAATACGAGGATTCCAAGCGAGCTGCGAGCGCTCACGCCCTGGCGGAGCATCGAGGCGCCTGCACGCGGAGCGGAGCCCGCGTCCCCCAGGTACGCGGCCGGCGTCCACACGTTACGCGGCCTTCGCCAGGGCAGGCGCCCCGAAAGCCTTCGAAGGTCCACCCGACCGGCCCAGGCGCCCCTCCGAACGCCTTCGAAGGTCCACCCGACCGGCCCAGGCGCGCCTCCGAACGCCTTCGAAGGTCCACCCGACCGGCCAGGCGCGCCTCCGAACGCCTTCGAAGGTCCACCTGACCGGCCAGGCGCGCTTCCGAACGCCTTCGAAGGTCCACCTGACCGGCCAGGCGCGCTTCCGAACGCCTTCGAAGGTCCACCTGACCGGCCAGGCGCCACCCTCAACCCCTTTCGATGCCCTCCTCGGTCGGTCAGTCGTGAGATCTACCACATCCGACGCGTTGTCTCGTCGCCGACCGTCGAGCTCTCCGCCCGTTCGGGGTCTGTGCGCTTGACAGGCGAGCCCGCACGAATGTTGGTTGTCCGATGCCGGATCGCGAGCCTCGTCGCGTGCCGCCGTCCGATCCCCCGCCCGATCCCGCGGCGAGCCGCACGCTTCGCAACCTGAAGATCGCCGCGGTGGCCGCGGTGGCCTCTGGCCTCGTCGCCGCCCAGCGCCTGGGCCTGTTCGGGATCTTCAGCGAGCCCGCGCGCATCAAGCAGGCGCTCGTGGAGCTCGGGCCGTGGGGCTATGTCGCGTTCGTGGCGGCGTACGCCGCGCTCCAGCCGTTCGGCGTGCCGGGCACGATGTTCATCCTGGCCGCGCCGCTCATCTGGCCGTGGCCGGTGGCGTTCGCGCTCTCCATGGCGGGCACCATGGCCGCGAGCGTCGTCGGGTTCTCGTTTGCGCGCTTCGTCGCGCGCGACTGGGTCTCGAAGTTCGTGCCCGCGCGCTTCCGCGCCTACGACGAGGCGCTCGAGAAGCGCGCGTTCTTCACCGTGTTCATGCTCCGGCTGATCTTCTGGATGCCGCCGATGCTCCACGTGTTCTTCGGCATCTCGCGGGTGCGATTCTGGACCCATTTCTGGGGCTCGCTGGTCGGGTACATCCTGCCCCTTTTGGCGACGTCCTATTTCGGCGAAAAGGTCTTCGACGCCATGCGCGACGCGCCCCCCTCGACGTGGATCGGCCTGGGCGCCGTGATGGTCATCATCGTCGTCCTCTTCTGGCGCTTCTCCCGCCGCTCCGCGGAGAAGGTCATTCCTTCGTGAGCGCTCGCCGGGGACGCCCGGCGCGAGGGTGTGGTACGGTGGCCTCCGTGCCTGCAACGATGACGCACCGGATCTGCCTCGAATCGTGGGAGCTCCTTCAGGTCTTTCGCGGCCCCACCATCCCGCGCGAGGGGAAGTCGCTGATCCTCGAGAAGGACGGCCAGGAGAAGAAGTACCGCGTCGCGACCGTGCTGTACAAGCTCGCCTCCAGCGGCGAGCTCATGGCCACGATCTTCGTCGCTCCCGCGTAGCGATCGGCGCAATGCGCGCGCGAATCAGAGCGAGAGGCTCCTTCGGCAGTGCGAGACCGAACACCATTGGCCCTCCTCGGGGGCTTGACTCGGATAGAGGTTCTGTGTCAACTCCCGGCTCCCGCGGAAACGGCCGCTCGGGGCGGAGATGGAAACAATGAGAACGCGACTCGGCAGCCTTCTGGCGATTTCTGGGGTGGTCCTTGCGATGGCCACGCTCGCCGCATGCGGCGACGACACGGGCGGCACGACCACGAACAACACGAACACGGGCGGCTCCGGCGGCACGGGCGGCACGGGTGGGACGGGCGGCACGGGCGGGACGGGCGGCACGGGTGGGACGGGCGGCACGGGCGGCGGGATGACGGCGACCCCGGAAGGATCGACGGCGGTCCTCGGGCTGCTCGAGACGACGGACCTGCACACCAACATCCTGAGCTACGACTATTTCAAGCTCGTCGAGGACAAGGCGATCGGCCTCGAGCGCACCGCGACCCTCATCAATCAGGCGCGCGCCGAGCTGCCGAACAACCTGCTCGTCGACAACGGCGACACCATCCAGGGCACCGTGCTCGCCGATTACCAGGCGATCGTCTCGCCGCTGCCTTGCGAGCAGACGCTGGCCATGTACAAGGCCATGAACCACTTGCAATACGATGTGGCAGGCATCGGCAATCACGAGTTCAACTACGGCCTCGCCTTCCTCTCGCAGGTGACCCATACCCCGTTCGACGTCCCGGACCTCGATCTGAGCGGCTCCTCGGCCTGCGCGGGCCCGCTGTTCCCGCAGGTGAACAGCAACATCTTCAGCACGAAGACGGACAAGAACATCTTCCAGCCGTCGGTGCTCGTCACGAAGACCATCACGGCGACGGGGCCCGACGGCAAGGCCATCGAGAGCACGCTGCGCGTGGGCTTCATCGATTTCACGCCCCCGCAGATCCTGAACTGGGACAAGCGGTGGCTCGAAGGCATGGTGTTCACGCAAGGCGTGCAGGAGGTCGCTCCGCCCCTCATCGCCGAGCTCCGCAAGAACGGCGCGGATCTCGTCGTCGCCATCATCCACGGCGGCCTCGACAACAAGCCGTACGTGCCGAACCTCGAGAACCAGGCGTGGCACCTCGCGCACGTGCCCGGCATCGACGCGATGCTCATGGGCCATTCCCACCAGATCTTCCCCAACGCAAAGAGCACGACGCCGCAATTCGACCTGCCCGAGGTCGACAAGGCCAAGGGCACCGTCGCGGGCGTCCCCGCGGTCATGGCGAATTTCTGGGGCCAGCACCTCGGCGTCATCAAGCTCGGCCTGACCCACGACGGCACGAGCTGGACCGTGGACAAGACGAAGACCATCGTCGAGGCCCGCCCCGTCACGACCACGTGCACGAGCGGGCTCCCCGTCGCGTGCGATGGAATGGAGCAATGGCTCACGGGAGCGCCCTGCGCGTTCGCCAAGATGTGCGACATGCAGCCGGACAAGACGAAGATCTTCGTCCCTGCCGACCCGAGCATCGCGTCGCTGCTCGACGCCGAGCACCAGTCGACCATCGCTTACGTCAAGACGCCGATCGGCTCGACCGATTTCGAGATGACGTCGATGTTCTCCGAAGTGGGCGACGTCGGCGCGATCCAGATCGTCAACCAGGCTCAGGCCGATTACGTCGCCACCTACGTCCAGGATAACCTGCCCCAGTACGCGACGCTCCCCATCCTGTCGGTGAGCGCCCCGTTCAAGACGGGCTTCGGGGGCGGGAACGATTTCACGGACGTGATGGCCGGCCCCCTCGCCATCAACAACGCCGCCGACCTGTACCTGTACGCGAACACGCTCCAGGCGGTGAAGGTGACCGGCGCGGAGATCCAGGACTGGCTCGAATGGGCGGCGACGCGCTTCCTCCAGATCGACCCGACGAAGACGACGCCGCAGCCGCTCATCAACCCGGCGATGCCCGGCTACAACTTCGACATGTTCACCGACCCGCGTATCTCGTACGAGATCGACGTGACGCAGCCGCTGCCCCCCCTGGGCATGAAGGCGAGCGGGCGCATCAAGAACCTGACGTTCGAAGGGGCGCCCATCGATATGGCCCAGGAGTTCATCGTCGCGACGAACAACTACCGCGCGAGCGGCGGCGGCAACTTCCCCGGGCTCGACGGGTCGAAGACGATCTTCGCCTCGCCCGACACCAATCGCGAGGTGCTCATCGCGTACATCAAGAAGGTCAAGGACATCACGCGCGCAAACAACGGCTCCGCGCGGAGCTTCCATTTCACCAAGGTCGTGACCATGGGCCCCGTCACCTTCACCTCGGCGCAGAACGC includes:
- a CDS encoding 5'-nucleotidase C-terminal domain-containing protein, coding for MRTRLGSLLAISGVVLAMATLAACGDDTGGTTTNNTNTGGSGGTGGTGGTGGTGGTGGTGGTGGTGGGMTATPEGSTAVLGLLETTDLHTNILSYDYFKLVEDKAIGLERTATLINQARAELPNNLLVDNGDTIQGTVLADYQAIVSPLPCEQTLAMYKAMNHLQYDVAGIGNHEFNYGLAFLSQVTHTPFDVPDLDLSGSSACAGPLFPQVNSNIFSTKTDKNIFQPSVLVTKTITATGPDGKAIESTLRVGFIDFTPPQILNWDKRWLEGMVFTQGVQEVAPPLIAELRKNGADLVVAIIHGGLDNKPYVPNLENQAWHLAHVPGIDAMLMGHSHQIFPNAKSTTPQFDLPEVDKAKGTVAGVPAVMANFWGQHLGVIKLGLTHDGTSWTVDKTKTIVEARPVTTTCTSGLPVACDGMEQWLTGAPCAFAKMCDMQPDKTKIFVPADPSIASLLDAEHQSTIAYVKTPIGSTDFEMTSMFSEVGDVGAIQIVNQAQADYVATYVQDNLPQYATLPILSVSAPFKTGFGGGNDFTDVMAGPLAINNAADLYLYANTLQAVKVTGAEIQDWLEWAATRFLQIDPTKTTPQPLINPAMPGYNFDMFTDPRISYEIDVTQPLPPLGMKASGRIKNLTFEGAPIDMAQEFIVATNNYRASGGGNFPGLDGSKTIFASPDTNREVLIAYIKKVKDITRANNGSARSFHFTKVVTMGPVTFTSAQNALPKAQAAGLTNISLLQQDDGSGKALSVYAVDLSQ